One segment of Falco rusticolus isolate bFalRus1 chromosome 3, bFalRus1.pri, whole genome shotgun sequence DNA contains the following:
- the LOC119144135 gene encoding uncharacterized protein LOC119144135, which produces MAKKADKQKPLLMKDRDMFYTFLVKYGARPSVPGEDWARDNGANLQNVVDRVTSLQTEAKVRSGKGKSIVCAILGASLVAAIEDRLRKHSNETRIIESLENLVKVLQKTNYDLEQQLEKEREENRLLKTTLKAECSKDTEALSVIELEAEGKGIQQINPIYPQKLLKEVRKCFVENPQVRPLIKTGFIPYTITELAKLKREYGRLPKESETEYVWRVSLTGGDQIQLSEKEAGGYWGHGVFLTTGNKHTPWSLTQRAAYWAGGLNPLDRGDPLEITSPADQLLESVHKAACLQLIHERKLIPGCESPMMLPVNPEIMTHLIRGLPESLRPMGVSLQRTIALMCPVERLESFIRSQRNETPDSVSSHQMTSASSNKRIWTWGQVAQELIDYSRKYGPVKIPEEKSRGIRQIEVEDLPLPTGKTVAAADVLRKEHPHHKTGKGGQFMTRQQWWLLGIKKGVPRDIMDGLPFDKLSKVSALTEEDAERCGVFPLKRRFCVLDALGSTEVIKAAPVKLILPGKEDIQPACSSFLKPSYEEWITWLQKRTPSEKRTRRNLTGVLGTGLGVLNGIDSEILMNKLATTTNDRAGLQWPLQSSLLALETNKWQLANMLPKWEKVNVEDHELIVDALDIIKNNLSLTLSCIQAQLWIQSVAASIIREGEGGTFPTEIRRIVWDSATDFERKL; this is translated from the exons ATGGCCAAAAAGGCTGATAAACAAAAGCCTTTGTTAATGAAGGATCGGGACATGTTTTACACATTTCTGGTAAAGTATGGGGCTCGACCCTCTGTACCCGGAGAAGATTGGGCTCGAGATAATGGGGCAAACTTGCAGAATGTAGTGGACCGAGTGACCTCTTTACAGACTGAAGCTAAAGTTAGATCAGGTAAGGGCAAATCTATAGTCTGTGCCATTTTAGGAGCTAGCCTGGTTGCAGCAATCGAAGATCGCCTtagaaaacacagcaatgaaACCAGAATTATAGAATCCCTTGAAAATTTGGTGAAAGTTCTGCAAAAAACAAATTATGACTTAGAACAACaattagagaaagaaagggaagaaaaccgCTTGTTAAAAACCACTCTGAAGGCAGAATGCTCTAAAGACACTGAAGCCCTGAGTGTAATAGAGCtggaagcagagggaaagggtATTCAACAAATAAACCCAATATACCCTCAGAAGTTGTTGAAGGAggtgagaaaatgttttgtggaaaaCCCTCAAGTGAGACCCTTAATTAAAACAGGTTTTATACCATATACTATCACTGAGCTAGCCAAACTGAAAAGAGAGTATGGACGCCTTCCTAAAGAATCCGAAACAGAGTACGTGTGGCGCGTATCCCTAACTGGGGGGGACCAAATTCAATTAAGTGAAAAGGAAGCTGGTGGCTATTGGGGTCATGGAGTTTTCTTGACAACAGGAAATAAACATACCCCATGGTCCCTAACCCAGCGAGCTGCTTATTGGGCTGGAGGACTGAACCCTTTGGACAGAGGGGATCCCCTGGAAATCACCAGCCCAGCTGATCAGTTGCTAGAAAGTGTACACAAAGCAGCCTGCTTACAATTgatacatgaaagaaaattaattcccgGATGTGAATCCCCAATGATGCTGCCAGTGAATCCCGAAATCATGACCCACTTGATAAGGGGACTTCCAGAGTCACTCAGACCTATGGGGGTTAGCCTTCAAAGGACTATCGCATTGATGTGCCCTGTAGAAAGGCTGGAAAGTTTTATTAGAAGCCAGAGAAATGAAACACCAGATTCAGTTTCTTCCCACCAAATGACCTCAGCATCAAGTAATAAAAGGATATGGACCTGGGGGCAAGTAGCACAAGAATTGATAGATTATAGTAGAAAATATGGTCCTGTAAAAATCCCAGAGGAAAAGTCGAGGGGAATCCGCCAAATAGAAGTTGAGGATTTGCCCCTCCCCACTGGTAAAACTGTAGCTGCCGCTGATGTCCTGAGAAAGGAGCATCCACACCATAAAACAGGAAAGGGAGGACAGTTCATGACTCGACAACAGTGGTGGCTTTTGGGAATTAAAAAGGGAGTCCCCAGGGATATAATGGATGGCTTACCCTTTGATAAATTGAGTAAG GTCTCTGCTCTGACAGAGGAAGATGCTGAaagatgtggggtttttcccttgAAGCGCCGTTTTTGTGTTCTGGATGCCTTAGGGTCGACAGAAGTTATAAAAGCTGCCCCGGTAAAGTTGATTCTTCCAGGAAAGGAAG ATATTCAGCCAGCCTGCTCTTCTTTCCTAAAACCCTCTTACGAGGAATGGATAACCTGGCTGCAAAAACGGACACCTTCTGAGAAACGGACTCGGAGAAACCTAACTGGTGTTTTGGGAACAGGATTGGGGGTTCTGAATGGTATTGACTCAGAGATATTAATGAACAAATTGGCAACTACAACTAATGATCGGGCAGGATTGCAATGGCCTTTGCAATCTTCCCTATTGGCTCTGGAAACTAACAAGTGGCAGTTAGCAAATATGCTACCAAAATGGGAAAAGGTGAATGTGGAAGATCACGAATTGATTGTAGATGCACTTGATATAATcaaaaataacctttctttGACTCTTAGTTGTATCCAGGCCCAATTATGGATACAATCAGTGGCTGCCTCGATTATTAGAGAAGGTGAAGGAGGCACTTTCCCCACTGAAATTCGGAGGATAGTCTGGGATAGTGCCACCGACTTTGAGAGGAAACTCTAA